From Pyrenophora tritici-repentis strain M4 chromosome 1, whole genome shotgun sequence, the proteins below share one genomic window:
- a CDS encoding GlcD, FAD-FMN-containing dehydrogenase, which translates to MQFSTLISLLHVLSVSALGWNISIDGCEALSSVLPNNTFYSSASTYNASIVSYPFLQLRLHPYCIFRPSSAQDVATAVTVLKDSNHTKFAIKGGGHNANAGYNNIQDGVTIDMQSLKNVEVARGDQVVRVGAGALWQNVYDEAEKRNLTVLGGRIGVVGTAGFLTGGGISFFSPEKGWSCDHVVNFQVVLASGEIINANITSHSDLFAALKGGQNNFGIVTRFDLKAYPAGPLWGGRIVYAPNATISLLQAFTNFKLGDYDPYVAGWVTIRYNHTASIFNPVSIMWYTKASQKPGALKGIVEVRPQITNGMVEAPISEHTRNASRQVIANPQRTIWATTSFYINPTIVQSIHAKWKTLVLEISEQYAYAKPVAELTFQSLPASPRNGSAPNSMGFSPEETPEKNVVFLQLVFTFEAAAADEGFREGLKDLLKAVEDVAKGEGVLHRFKYLNFAESFQDPLGGYGEVELERLRGVARKYDPQGMFQTQVPGGFKVF; encoded by the exons ATGCAGTTTTCAACCTTGATATCGTTGCTTCATGTTTTGTCTGTTTCCGCGCTCGGATGGAATATTTCGATTGATGGCTGTGAGGCTCTCTCCTCAGTGTTGCCGAATAATACCTTTTACTCCTCGGCGTCGACATACAATGCCTCCATCGTATCCTATCCATTCCTTCAGCTAAGGTTACACCCGTACTGCATCTTCAGGCCCAGTTCTGCGCAGGATGTAGCTACCGCCGTCACTGTGTTGAAGGACAGTAATCATACCAAGTTCGCGATCAAGGGCGGAGGGCACAATGCGAATGCCGGCTACAACAACATTCAGGATGGTGTTACGATTGACATGCAGAGTCTAAAGAACGTCGAAGTTGCAAGAGGTGATCAAGTTGTGAGAGTTGGAGCAGGAGCGTTGTGGCAGAACGTGTACGATGAGGCAGAGAAGCGTAACCTGACCGTGCTCGGAGGACGAATCGGGGTTGTGGGAACCGCCGGTTTCCTAACTGGAG GCGGCATATCCTTCTTCAGCCCCGAAAAAGGCTGGTCTTGCGACCACGTCGTAAACTTCCAAGTAGTCCTCGCCAGCGGCGAAATCATAAACGCAAACATCACTTCCCACTCTGACCTTTTCGCCGCCCTGAAAGGCGGGCAAAATAACTTTGGCATCGTTACACGCTTCGATCTAAAAGCCTACCCCGCAGGCCCCCTCTGGGGCGGCAGGATAGTCTATGCCCCCAACGCCACCATTTCTCTCCTCCAAGCCTTCACCAACTTTAAACTCGGTGATTACGACCCCTACGTCGCAGGCTGGGTCACCATACGCTACAACCACACAGCTTCGATCTTCAACCCCGTAAGCATCATGTGGTACACCAAAGCCTCGCAGAAGCCCGGCGCGCTAAAAGGCATCGTGGAAGTCCGGCCGCAGATTACAAATGGCATGGTCGAAGCGCCCATTAGTGAGCACACAAGAAATGCATCAAGGCAGGTTATTGCGAACCCGCAACGCACGATTTGGGCTACGACTTCGTTTTATATAAATCCGACGATTGTGCAGAGCATCCACGCAAAGTGGAAGACGCTCGTGCTTGAGATATCGGAACAGTACGCCTACGCTAAACCAGTCGCTGAACTAACGTTCCAATCGCTTCCCGCGTCTCCTCGTAACGGAAGCGCACCTAATAGTATGGGCTTTTCACCTGAGGAGACGCCAGAGAAGAATGTGGTTTTTTTGCAGCTTGTATTCACCTTCGAGGCTGCGGCTGCAGACGAGGGGTTTAGGGAGGGACTAAAGGACTTGTTGAAGGCGGTGGAGGATGTGGCTAAGGGGGAAGGAGTGCTGCATCGTTTCAAGTATTTGAATTTTGCCGAGTCTTTTCAAGATCCCCTGGGGGGTTATGGGGAGGTGGAGTTGGAGAGGTTGAGGGGGGTTGCGAGGAAGTACGACCCTCAGGGAATGTTTCAGACGCAGGTTCCGGGTGGGTTTAAGGTTTTCTGA
- a CDS encoding LdhA, Lactate dehydrogenase and related dehydrogenase, whose product MAKTKVVVTRQLIDEAQKLLDAKKEELEIIQWQSEKPCDRSWLLENAKGASGILVMLTDKVDEELLQAAGSQLKTIASFSVGTDHVDREALKKRSIRLGYTPTCLTDAVADLTVMLILMAQRRGGECIAKVTRGEWPQMPWHPLLMTGPQIRGSTIGFLGFGRIAQASLQRLLPFGIKRVIYLTSKPGQPVKDDHFNLLKNPAITIEPAISAEQLAQESDVVIVGCALTPETKHLISTDFFAQMKKLAVIVNIARGPIIDTDALVKALDQGAIFGAGLDVIENEPNITADHPILKQPRAVLVPHIGSATIETREQMATESVKNLLAGLEGGRMINELEL is encoded by the exons ATGGCGAAAACAAAGGTTGTCGTCACTCGCCAACTCATTGACGAAGCTCAAAAACTGCTGGATGCTAAGAAGGAAGAGTTGGAGATTATCCAATGGCAGTCTGAAAAG CCATGCGATCGATCGTGGCTTCTCGAAAATGCAAAGGGTGCAAGTGGTATTCTAGTCATGCTCACGGACAAAGTCGACGAAGAGCTTCTACAAGCAGCAGGATCTCAACTCAAGACAATTGCTTCCTTTTCCGTCGGCACAGACCATGTGGACCGCGAGGCGCTCAAGAAACGCAGTATCCGTCTCGGTTACACGCCCACATGTCTCACAGACGCCGTAGCAGATCTCACCGTCATGCTCATCCTGATGGCGCAGAGAAGAGGCGGAGAGTGCATTGCAAAAGTGACAAGAGGGGAATGGCCACAGATGCCATGGCACCCGCTGCTCATGACCGGGCCCCAGATCCGCGGGTCCACGATTGGTTTCCTGGGCTTCGGGAGAATCGCACAGGCTTCGCTGCAGAGACTGTTGCCGTTCGGTATTAAGCGCGTCATTTACCTTACGTCTAAACCCGGCCAGCCCGTCAAGGACGACCACTTCAATCTCCTCAAAAACCCAGCCATCACCATCGAACCAGCCATCAGCGCCGAACAACTCGCCCAAGAAagcgacgtcgtcatcgtcggATGTGCGCTTACCCCCGAAACCAAACATCTCATCAGCACGGATTTCTTTGCTCAAATGAAGAAATTGGCTGTCATTGTTAATATTGCGAGAGGGCCTATCATCGACACTGATGCACTGGTGAAGGCGCTAGACCAAGGAGCTATCTTCGGTGCTGGCTTGGATGTTATTGAAAATGAACCGAATATTACGGCAGATCACCCGATTTTAAAGCAGCCAAGGGCGGTGCTGGTGCCACATATTGGGAGTGCGACGATTGAGACCAGGGAGCAGATGGCGACGGAGAGTGTGAAGAACTTATTGGCGGGGCTAGAGGGGGGTAGGATGATTAATGAGTTGGAACTTTGA